A single window of Excalfactoria chinensis isolate bCotChi1 chromosome 13, bCotChi1.hap2, whole genome shotgun sequence DNA harbors:
- the ARAP3 gene encoding arf-GAP with Rho-GAP domain, ANK repeat and PH domain-containing protein 3 isoform X3, with translation MSLPCTPNSDIADWLATIHLERYRDLFKQHGFHLARDVTALDNKQLQQLGITATGHRKRILNLAEKTRLLGDPHSQAPQMGEDATKAEPGMAADAFGMQQCSQAVPSQKDLDPPPVRPVPKPRTVFYRPKLEQGSAATPAAHSPDKDRTAGAFVVLEGFVPGESSTDLESPGSTMGTGTSQLGAREEAWLPTVPDHGETQETLEKPCLCVPSVPPRLRHRVPVAELSAVGTTGRPPSVSGVGQGRMEMVSNVIYEGFKPSLAPVEDSGQEDSPRGQALTQDPSPQDLTQPAEKPNRASWPGGGLPPIPQRPASKSELSESLISPYSETTFGNIVPAREQKGTDVSSGQGYEAVTEPEQETQRTSSEYSSEGRSENEETRTRLIERIAQNDTEGYSTVDAPRAKGAPFSLPPHLYPDEVLDDLTISPYASYTSLSEPRPAMLSGWLDKLSPQGNYVFQRRYVRFDGKNLMYFSSEKEPYPKGVIPLSVIEMVRSTKDNKFQVVTSHRIFVFRAENEAQRNEWCSTLQQKVMNQHLVGTRPRPPNTAHCQKSGTLELKGQKSKVFAVLSLPEMWLYKSEQFFKMGIGICMIEMRGSTIREAKNRTFELITPSKIFSFVAESEREKREWMEALQEAIAETLYDYEVAEKIWSNKANRYCADCWAQSPDWASINLCVVICKQCAGQHRSLGSNISKVQSLKLDTSVWSNEIVQLFIVLGNDRANRFWAAHIPATEVLHPDASTEQRRDFISRKYRDGRYRLPHPHYASHEDVLQALCAAVAGPGLLKTILQFFSAAEAGLAADPTAHEVAPAAEPWWDLESKRNHAGVPGLEGVYNEITQPVAHSGYLHRSVAHPRLPGAKKNREDFQRVWCSLERALLIFETEKCTEPLSHIQSGDLLSLGVSRAQPLSSPGPTERFHFSLELFLTGEKVQQLGADSADALQAWASAIGKWFTPVSCHCLLGYEFQRVGQLRYKCMLNPECWQRAFFILQKAHLFICPAEEDGAEDSINLRRLQELSLVPPAETPEKKEMLVLVEMGRTFYLQGLSRADTAAWYADIQASAGGRGNALRDQQLSRGDIPIIVDSCIAFITQYGLRHEGIYRKNGAKSRIKVLMEEFRRDARNVKLRISDNFIEDVTDVLKRFFRELEDPVFTLELHPQWKEAAAISSKPQRLERYKELIHRLPRLNRKTLAALIGHLYRVQKCADLNQMSTKNLSLLFAPSLFQTDGKGEHEVKVMEDLIDNYVTIFNIDEDQVSQMELENSLITTWRDTQLSQAGDLIIEVYLEQKLPDCCVTLKVSPTMTAEELTNQVLEMRNVAASLDIWLTFEVLENGELERPLHPKEKVLEQALQWCKLPEPSAAYLLVRKVPISEGSCLFTGAKRETPKCGLLKCREEPPKLLGNKFHERYFVIRNRQLLLLKEKRSAKPEREWPLDVAKVYMGIRKKLKPPAPWGFTLSMDKQQLYLVCTGQAELWDWITSILKAQHDDLRPVIMRRRSSSDLAKQKFGTMPLVPLHGDSTDATMLSANQTLPMKVHQDSLEEQQEKEMDTEPVYEEVGNFPELATLELQRGLLVDPSPEPNMDRSQKPSSSPGKPPTPMLRSSLPPSPAQRMPASSVTKAVSLERGLNLECDKAPSSGLRATLTASLERNLEPPTVLARDQEQAAVLGYSSSPETSISTKKRSAQPSSPISDKLIQELSSIILKKSDGQTQGTGTGTGSGQTVT, from the exons ATGAGCTTGCCGTGTACTCCTAATTCAGACATCGCAGACTGGCTGGCCACCATCCATCTGGAGAGATACCGGGATCTTTTCAAGCAGCATGGATTCCACTTGGCTCGAGATGTCACTGCTCTGGACAATAAGCAACTGCAGCAGCTTGGCATCACAGCCACTGGGCACCGCAAGAGGATCCTGAACCTGGCAGAGAAGACACGTCTGCTTGGGGACCCCCATTCCCAAGCTCCCCAGATGGGTGAGgatgctacaaaagcagaaccAGGAATGGCAGCTGATGCCTTTGGGATGCAGCAATGCAGTCAAGCTGTGCCTTCACAGAAGGACCTGGATCCTCCACCGGTGAGGCCGGTTCCCAAGCCGAGGACGGTTTTTTATCGCCCCAAGTTggagcagggctcagcagccacaccagcagcacacagcccagaCAAGGACAGGACAGCTGGAGCCTTTGTCGTGCTGGAGGGCTTTGTGCCAGGGGAAAGCTCCACGGATCTGGAGAGCCCGGGGTCAACCATGGGCACAGGAACATCCCAGCTGGGTGCAAGGGAGGAGGCATGGCTCCCCACAGTACCAGACCATGGAGAGACACAGGAGACACTGGAGAAGCCCTGCCTTTGTGTCCCATCTGTGCCACCACGGCTCAGACACAGGGTCCCAGTGGCCgagctcagtgctgtgggcACGACAGGCAGACCACCCTCAGTGTCGGGTGTGGGACAAGGCAGGATGGAGATGGTCTCCAATGTCATCTACGAGGGGTTCAAGCCATCGCTGGCACCTGTGGAGGACTCAGGACAAGAGGACAGTCCCCGGGGCCAAGCTCTCACACAGGATCCGTCCCCACAGGACCTGACACAACCGGCCGAGAAGCCTAA CAGGGCCAGCTGGCCAGGAGGGGGTCTGCCCCCCATCCCACAGAGACCTGCCAGCAAGTCAG AGCTCAGTGAGTCGCTCATCAGCCCATACAGTGAGACCACCTTTGGGAACATAGTCCCAGCCCGGGAGCAGAAG GGCACAGATGTCTCTTCTGGGCAGGGCTATGAAGCAGTGACTGAGCCGGAGCAAGAAACACAAAG GACGAGCAGTGAATACAGCAGTGAGGGGAGGAGTGAGAATGAGGAGACACGCACCAGGCTCATCGAGCGCATCGCCCAGAATGACACAGAGGGATACTCCACTGTGGATGCTCCACGGGCCAAGGGTGCCCCGTTCAGCCTGCCACCCCACCTCTACCCCGATGAGGTCCTGGATGACTTGACCATCTCTCCCTATGCAAGCTACACCTCACTGTCTGAGCCCCGGCCCGCCATGCTGAGTGGTTGGTTGGACAAGCTGTCCCCACAAGG GAATTATGTCTTCCAGAGGCGCTATGTCCGCTTTGATGGGAAGAACCTGATGTACTTCAGCAGTGAGAAG gAGCCCTACCCCAAGGGTGTGATCCCACTGTCCGTCATTGAGATGGTTCGCTCCACCAAGGACAACAAGTTCCAGGTCGTCACCAGCCACCGGATCTTTGTCTTCCGTGCTGAGAATGAGG cccagaggAATGAGTGGTGCTCCACACTGCAGCAGAAGGTGATGAATCAGCACCTGGTGGGCACTCGGCCACGGCCACCCAACACGGCTCACTGCCAGAAGTCGGGCACCCTGGAGCTGAAAGGTCAGAAGTCCAAAGTGTTTGCAGTCCTCAGCCTGCCTGAGATGTGGCTTTACAAGAGCGAGCAG TTCTTTAAAATGGGCATTGGCATCTGCATGATTGAGATGCGTGGCTCCACCATCCGTGAAGCCAAGAACCGCACCTTCGAGCTCATCACCCCCTCCAAGATATTCAG CTTCGTGGCAGAGTCAGAGCGGGAGAAGCGGGAGTGGATGGAGGCCCTGCAGGAAGCCATAGCCGAGACGCTCTATGACTATGAGGTGGCAGAGAAGATCTGGTCCAACAAAGCCAACAGATACTGTGCAGACTGCTGGGCACAGAGCCCAGACTGGGCATCCATCAACCTCTGTGTGGTCATCTGCAAGCAGTGCGCAG GACAGCATCGCAGCCTGGGCTCCAACATTTCCAAAGTGCAAAGCCTGAAGCTCGACACCAGTGTCTGGTCCAATGAAATCGTGCAG CTCTTCATTGTGCTGGGCAATGACCGAGCCAACAGATTTTGGGCTGCCCACATCCCTGCCACAGAAGTCCTCCACCCAGatgccagcactgagcagagacGGGACTTCATCTCCCGCAAGTACCGGGATGGGAGGTACCGCCTGCCCCATCCACACTATGCATCCCACGAGGACGTACTTCAG GCACTGTGCGCTGCAGTGGCAGGACCAGGTTTGCTCAAGACCATCCTGCAGTTCTTCTCCGCTGCGGAGGCTGGGCTGGCAGCTGACCCCACAGCCCATGAAGTAGCCCCAGCAGCTGAGCCATGGTGGGAcctggaaagcaaaaggaacCATGCAG GTGTACCAGGTCTGGAGGGTGTATACAATGAGATCACACAGCCAGTGGCACACAGTGGGTACCTGCATCGGTCTGTGGCCCACCCCCGCCTCCCAGGTGCCAAGAAGAACAGAGAGG ACTTCCAGCGTGTCTGGTGCTCATTGGAGAGAGCCCTGCTCATCTTCGAGACAGAGAAATGCACTGAGCCTCTGAGCCACATCCAGAGTGGGGATCTGCTCTCCCTGggtgtgagcagagcccagcctcTCTCCAGCCCTGGTCCCACTGAGAG GTTTCATTTCAGCCTTGAGCTTTTCCTCACCGGGGAAAAAGTGCAGCAACTGGGGGCTGACAGTGCTGATGCACTGCAGGCATGGGCCAGCGCCATTGGAAAG TGGTTCACTCCTGTGAGCTGTCACTGTCTGCTGGGCTACGAGTTCCAGCGTGTGGGCCAGCTGCGTTACAAGTGCATGCTCAATCCCGAGTGCTGGCAGCGAGCTTTTTTCATCCTGCAGAAAGCCCACCTCTTCATCTGCCCTGCTGAGGAGGATGGGGCTGAGGACAGCATCAACCTGCGGCGGCTGCAGGAGCTCA GTCTGGTGCCCCCTGCAGAAACACCGGAGAAGAAGGAGATGCTGGTGTTGGTGGAGATGGGGAG GACATTTTACCTGCAGGGCCTGTCGCGGGCAGACACGGCAGCCTGGTATGCTGACATCCAGGCATCAGCAGGAGGCCGAGGCAACGCGCTGCGGGACCAGCAGCTGAGCCGTGGGGACATCCCCATCATTGTGGACAGCTGCATTGCCTTCATCACGCAGTATG GGCTGCGCCATGAGGGGATTTACCGCAAGAATGGAGCCAAGTCTCGGATCAAGGTACTGATGGAGGAGTTTCGACGGGACGCTCGCAATGTCAAGTTGCGCATCAGCGATAACTTCATTGAGGATGTCACTGATGTGCTGAAGAGGTTCTTCCGTGAGCTGGAGGATCCCGTCTTCACCCTGGAGCTGCACCCACAGTGGAAGGAGGCTGCGG CAATCTCCTCCAAGCCCCAGCGCCTGGAGCGGTACAAGGAGCTCATCCATCGCCTGCCTCGCCTCAACCGCAAGACCCTGGCTGCACTGATTGGGCACCTCTATCG TGTGCAGAAGTGTGCAGACCTCAACCAGATGAGCACCAAGAACCTGTCGCTGCTCTTTGCGCCCAGCCTCTTCCAGACTGATGGCAAAGGCGAGCATGAGGTGAAGGTGATGGAAGACCTCATTGACAACTACGTCACCATCTTCAAT ATCGATGAGGACCAGGTGTCCCAGATGGAGCTGGAGAACAGTCTGATCACCACCTGGAGGGACACCCAG CTCTCGCAGGCTGGGGACCTCATCATTGAGGTTTACCTGGAGCAGAAGCTGCCTGACTGCTGTGTGACCCTGAAG GTGTCTCCCacaatgacagcagaggagcTCACCAATCAGGTGCTGGAGATGCGCAACGTGGCAGCTAGTCTGGACATCTGGTTGACCTTCGAAGTCCTGGAGAATGGGGAGCTGG AGAGGCCCCTGCACCCCAAGGAGAAGGTTCTGGAGCAGGCGTTGCAGTGGTGCAAGCTGCCAGAGCCCAGTGCTGCGTATCTACTGGTGAGGAAGGTCCCCATCAGCGAAGGCAGCTGCCTCTTCACAG GTGCCAAGCGTGAGACCCCCAAGTGTGGGCTGCTGAAATGCCGTGAGGAGCCCCCCAAGCTGCTGGGGAACAAGTTCCATGAGCGCTACTTTGTCATCCGCAAccggcagctgctgctgctcaaggAGAAAAGG AGTGCTAAACCAGAACGTGAGTGGCCACTGGACGTAGCCAAGGTCTACATGGGCATTAGGAAGAAGCTGAAGCCACCAGCACC gtGGGGCTTCACGCTGAGCATggacaagcagcagct GTACCTGGTGTGCACGGGGCAGGCGGAGTTGTGGGACTGGATCACCAGCATCCTCAAGGCTCAG CACGATGACCTACGCCCCGTCATCATGCGCCGTCGCTCCTCCTCTGACCTCGCCAAGCAGAAATTCGGCACCATGCCATTGGTGCCTCTGCACGGGGACAGCACCGATGCCACCATGCTCTCTGCCAACCAGACCCTG CCCATGAAGGTGCATCAGGACTCCCTGGAAGAACAGCAAGAGAAGGAGATGGACACCGAGCCCGTCTATGAGGAGGTGGGCAACTTTCCTGAGCTGGCCACGCTGGAGCTGCAGCGGGGGCTGCTGGTGGACCCCTCGCCTGAACCCAACATGGACAGATCCCAGAAGCCATCCTCATCCCCTGGGAAGCCCCCAACCCCTATGCTGCGCTCCTCACTaccccccagcccagcacagaggATGCCAGCTTCCTCTGTCACCAAGGCTGTGTCCCTTGAACGGGGCTTGAACCTGGAGTGTGACAAAGCCCCATCCAGTGGGCTCAGAGCCACCCTGACTGCCTCTCTGGAGAGGAACCTGGAGCCACCTACAGTGCTGGCCAGAGACCAggagcaggctgcagtgctggggtaCAGCTCCAGCCCCGAGACCTCCATTAGCACCAAGAAGAGGAGCGCACAGCCATCTTCACCCATCAGCGACAAACTCATCCAGGAGCTCAGTAGCATCATCCTCAAGAAGAGTGATGGCCAGACACAAGGGACGGGGACAGGGACAGGGTCAGGCCAGACAGTGACATGA
- the ARAP3 gene encoding arf-GAP with Rho-GAP domain, ANK repeat and PH domain-containing protein 3 isoform X1, which yields MSLPCTPNSDIADWLATIHLERYRDLFKQHGFHLARDVTALDNKQLQQLGITATGHRKRILNLAEKTRLLGDPHSQAPQMGEDATKAEPGMAADAFGMQQCSQAVPSQKDLDPPPVRPVPKPRTVFYRPKLEQGSAATPAAHSPDKDRTAGAFVVLEGFVPGESSTDLESPGSTMGTGTSQLGAREEAWLPTVPDHGETQETLEKPCLCVPSVPPRLRHRVPVAELSAVGTTGRPPSVSGVGQGRMEMVSNVIYEGFKPSLAPVEDSGQEDSPRGQALTQDPSPQDLTQPAEKPNRASWPGGGLPPIPQRPASKSELSESLISPYSETTFGNIVPAREQKGTDVSSGQGYEAVTEPEQETQRTSSEYSSEGRSENEETRTRLIERIAQNDTEGYSTVDAPRAKGAPFSLPPHLYPDEVLDDLTISPYASYTSLSEPRPAMLSGWLDKLSPQGNYVFQRRYVRFDGKNLMYFSSEKEPYPKGVIPLSVIEMVRSTKDNKFQVVTSHRIFVFRAENEAQRNEWCSTLQQKVMNQHLVGTRPRPPNTAHCQKSGTLELKGQKSKVFAVLSLPEMWLYKSEQFFKMGIGICMIEMRGSTIREAKNRTFELITPSKIFSFVAESEREKREWMEALQEAIAETLYDYEVAEKIWSNKANRYCADCWAQSPDWASINLCVVICKQCAGQHRSLGSNISKVQSLKLDTSVWSNEIVQLFIVLGNDRANRFWAAHIPATEVLHPDASTEQRRDFISRKYRDGRYRLPHPHYASHEDVLQALCAAVAGPGLLKTILQFFSAAEAGLAADPTAHEVAPAAEPWWDLESKRNHAGVPGLEGVYNEITQPVAHSGYLHRSVAHPRLPGAKKNREDFQRVWCSLERALLIFETEKCTEPLSHIQSGDLLSLGVSRAQPLSSPGPTERFHFSLELFLTGEKVQQLGADSADALQAWASAIGKWFTPVSCHCLLGYEFQRVGQLRYKCMLNPECWQRAFFILQKAHLFICPAEEDGAEDSINLRRLQELSLVPPAETPEKKEMLVLVEMGRTFYLQGLSRADTAAWYADIQASAGGRGNALRDQQLSRGDIPIIVDSCIAFITQYGLRHEGIYRKNGAKSRIKVLMEEFRRDARNVKLRISDNFIEDVTDVLKRFFRELEDPVFTLELHPQWKEAAAISSKPQRLERYKELIHRLPRLNRKTLAALIGHLYRVQKCADLNQMSTKNLSLLFAPSLFQTDGKGEHEVKVMEDLIDNYVTIFNIDEDQVSQMELENSLITTWRDTQLSQAGDLIIEVYLEQKLPDCCVTLKVSPTMTAEELTNQVLEMRNVAASLDIWLTFEVLENGELERPLHPKEKVLEQALQWCKLPEPSAAYLLVRKVPISEGSCLFTGAKRETPKCGLLKCREEPPKLLGNKFHERYFVIRNRQLLLLKEKRSAKPEREWPLDVAKVYMGIRKKLKPPAPWGFTLSMDKQQLYLVCTGQAELWDWITSILKAQHDDLRPVIMRRRSSSDLAKQKFGTMPLVPLHGDSTDATMLSANQTLRRLHTRRTLSMFFPMKVHQDSLEEQQEKEMDTEPVYEEVGNFPELATLELQRGLLVDPSPEPNMDRSQKPSSSPGKPPTPMLRSSLPPSPAQRMPASSVTKAVSLERGLNLECDKAPSSGLRATLTASLERNLEPPTVLARDQEQAAVLGYSSSPETSISTKKRSAQPSSPISDKLIQELSSIILKKSDGQTQGTGTGTGSGQTVT from the exons ATGAGCTTGCCGTGTACTCCTAATTCAGACATCGCAGACTGGCTGGCCACCATCCATCTGGAGAGATACCGGGATCTTTTCAAGCAGCATGGATTCCACTTGGCTCGAGATGTCACTGCTCTGGACAATAAGCAACTGCAGCAGCTTGGCATCACAGCCACTGGGCACCGCAAGAGGATCCTGAACCTGGCAGAGAAGACACGTCTGCTTGGGGACCCCCATTCCCAAGCTCCCCAGATGGGTGAGgatgctacaaaagcagaaccAGGAATGGCAGCTGATGCCTTTGGGATGCAGCAATGCAGTCAAGCTGTGCCTTCACAGAAGGACCTGGATCCTCCACCGGTGAGGCCGGTTCCCAAGCCGAGGACGGTTTTTTATCGCCCCAAGTTggagcagggctcagcagccacaccagcagcacacagcccagaCAAGGACAGGACAGCTGGAGCCTTTGTCGTGCTGGAGGGCTTTGTGCCAGGGGAAAGCTCCACGGATCTGGAGAGCCCGGGGTCAACCATGGGCACAGGAACATCCCAGCTGGGTGCAAGGGAGGAGGCATGGCTCCCCACAGTACCAGACCATGGAGAGACACAGGAGACACTGGAGAAGCCCTGCCTTTGTGTCCCATCTGTGCCACCACGGCTCAGACACAGGGTCCCAGTGGCCgagctcagtgctgtgggcACGACAGGCAGACCACCCTCAGTGTCGGGTGTGGGACAAGGCAGGATGGAGATGGTCTCCAATGTCATCTACGAGGGGTTCAAGCCATCGCTGGCACCTGTGGAGGACTCAGGACAAGAGGACAGTCCCCGGGGCCAAGCTCTCACACAGGATCCGTCCCCACAGGACCTGACACAACCGGCCGAGAAGCCTAA CAGGGCCAGCTGGCCAGGAGGGGGTCTGCCCCCCATCCCACAGAGACCTGCCAGCAAGTCAG AGCTCAGTGAGTCGCTCATCAGCCCATACAGTGAGACCACCTTTGGGAACATAGTCCCAGCCCGGGAGCAGAAG GGCACAGATGTCTCTTCTGGGCAGGGCTATGAAGCAGTGACTGAGCCGGAGCAAGAAACACAAAG GACGAGCAGTGAATACAGCAGTGAGGGGAGGAGTGAGAATGAGGAGACACGCACCAGGCTCATCGAGCGCATCGCCCAGAATGACACAGAGGGATACTCCACTGTGGATGCTCCACGGGCCAAGGGTGCCCCGTTCAGCCTGCCACCCCACCTCTACCCCGATGAGGTCCTGGATGACTTGACCATCTCTCCCTATGCAAGCTACACCTCACTGTCTGAGCCCCGGCCCGCCATGCTGAGTGGTTGGTTGGACAAGCTGTCCCCACAAGG GAATTATGTCTTCCAGAGGCGCTATGTCCGCTTTGATGGGAAGAACCTGATGTACTTCAGCAGTGAGAAG gAGCCCTACCCCAAGGGTGTGATCCCACTGTCCGTCATTGAGATGGTTCGCTCCACCAAGGACAACAAGTTCCAGGTCGTCACCAGCCACCGGATCTTTGTCTTCCGTGCTGAGAATGAGG cccagaggAATGAGTGGTGCTCCACACTGCAGCAGAAGGTGATGAATCAGCACCTGGTGGGCACTCGGCCACGGCCACCCAACACGGCTCACTGCCAGAAGTCGGGCACCCTGGAGCTGAAAGGTCAGAAGTCCAAAGTGTTTGCAGTCCTCAGCCTGCCTGAGATGTGGCTTTACAAGAGCGAGCAG TTCTTTAAAATGGGCATTGGCATCTGCATGATTGAGATGCGTGGCTCCACCATCCGTGAAGCCAAGAACCGCACCTTCGAGCTCATCACCCCCTCCAAGATATTCAG CTTCGTGGCAGAGTCAGAGCGGGAGAAGCGGGAGTGGATGGAGGCCCTGCAGGAAGCCATAGCCGAGACGCTCTATGACTATGAGGTGGCAGAGAAGATCTGGTCCAACAAAGCCAACAGATACTGTGCAGACTGCTGGGCACAGAGCCCAGACTGGGCATCCATCAACCTCTGTGTGGTCATCTGCAAGCAGTGCGCAG GACAGCATCGCAGCCTGGGCTCCAACATTTCCAAAGTGCAAAGCCTGAAGCTCGACACCAGTGTCTGGTCCAATGAAATCGTGCAG CTCTTCATTGTGCTGGGCAATGACCGAGCCAACAGATTTTGGGCTGCCCACATCCCTGCCACAGAAGTCCTCCACCCAGatgccagcactgagcagagacGGGACTTCATCTCCCGCAAGTACCGGGATGGGAGGTACCGCCTGCCCCATCCACACTATGCATCCCACGAGGACGTACTTCAG GCACTGTGCGCTGCAGTGGCAGGACCAGGTTTGCTCAAGACCATCCTGCAGTTCTTCTCCGCTGCGGAGGCTGGGCTGGCAGCTGACCCCACAGCCCATGAAGTAGCCCCAGCAGCTGAGCCATGGTGGGAcctggaaagcaaaaggaacCATGCAG GTGTACCAGGTCTGGAGGGTGTATACAATGAGATCACACAGCCAGTGGCACACAGTGGGTACCTGCATCGGTCTGTGGCCCACCCCCGCCTCCCAGGTGCCAAGAAGAACAGAGAGG ACTTCCAGCGTGTCTGGTGCTCATTGGAGAGAGCCCTGCTCATCTTCGAGACAGAGAAATGCACTGAGCCTCTGAGCCACATCCAGAGTGGGGATCTGCTCTCCCTGggtgtgagcagagcccagcctcTCTCCAGCCCTGGTCCCACTGAGAG GTTTCATTTCAGCCTTGAGCTTTTCCTCACCGGGGAAAAAGTGCAGCAACTGGGGGCTGACAGTGCTGATGCACTGCAGGCATGGGCCAGCGCCATTGGAAAG TGGTTCACTCCTGTGAGCTGTCACTGTCTGCTGGGCTACGAGTTCCAGCGTGTGGGCCAGCTGCGTTACAAGTGCATGCTCAATCCCGAGTGCTGGCAGCGAGCTTTTTTCATCCTGCAGAAAGCCCACCTCTTCATCTGCCCTGCTGAGGAGGATGGGGCTGAGGACAGCATCAACCTGCGGCGGCTGCAGGAGCTCA GTCTGGTGCCCCCTGCAGAAACACCGGAGAAGAAGGAGATGCTGGTGTTGGTGGAGATGGGGAG GACATTTTACCTGCAGGGCCTGTCGCGGGCAGACACGGCAGCCTGGTATGCTGACATCCAGGCATCAGCAGGAGGCCGAGGCAACGCGCTGCGGGACCAGCAGCTGAGCCGTGGGGACATCCCCATCATTGTGGACAGCTGCATTGCCTTCATCACGCAGTATG GGCTGCGCCATGAGGGGATTTACCGCAAGAATGGAGCCAAGTCTCGGATCAAGGTACTGATGGAGGAGTTTCGACGGGACGCTCGCAATGTCAAGTTGCGCATCAGCGATAACTTCATTGAGGATGTCACTGATGTGCTGAAGAGGTTCTTCCGTGAGCTGGAGGATCCCGTCTTCACCCTGGAGCTGCACCCACAGTGGAAGGAGGCTGCGG CAATCTCCTCCAAGCCCCAGCGCCTGGAGCGGTACAAGGAGCTCATCCATCGCCTGCCTCGCCTCAACCGCAAGACCCTGGCTGCACTGATTGGGCACCTCTATCG TGTGCAGAAGTGTGCAGACCTCAACCAGATGAGCACCAAGAACCTGTCGCTGCTCTTTGCGCCCAGCCTCTTCCAGACTGATGGCAAAGGCGAGCATGAGGTGAAGGTGATGGAAGACCTCATTGACAACTACGTCACCATCTTCAAT ATCGATGAGGACCAGGTGTCCCAGATGGAGCTGGAGAACAGTCTGATCACCACCTGGAGGGACACCCAG CTCTCGCAGGCTGGGGACCTCATCATTGAGGTTTACCTGGAGCAGAAGCTGCCTGACTGCTGTGTGACCCTGAAG GTGTCTCCCacaatgacagcagaggagcTCACCAATCAGGTGCTGGAGATGCGCAACGTGGCAGCTAGTCTGGACATCTGGTTGACCTTCGAAGTCCTGGAGAATGGGGAGCTGG AGAGGCCCCTGCACCCCAAGGAGAAGGTTCTGGAGCAGGCGTTGCAGTGGTGCAAGCTGCCAGAGCCCAGTGCTGCGTATCTACTGGTGAGGAAGGTCCCCATCAGCGAAGGCAGCTGCCTCTTCACAG GTGCCAAGCGTGAGACCCCCAAGTGTGGGCTGCTGAAATGCCGTGAGGAGCCCCCCAAGCTGCTGGGGAACAAGTTCCATGAGCGCTACTTTGTCATCCGCAAccggcagctgctgctgctcaaggAGAAAAGG AGTGCTAAACCAGAACGTGAGTGGCCACTGGACGTAGCCAAGGTCTACATGGGCATTAGGAAGAAGCTGAAGCCACCAGCACC gtGGGGCTTCACGCTGAGCATggacaagcagcagct GTACCTGGTGTGCACGGGGCAGGCGGAGTTGTGGGACTGGATCACCAGCATCCTCAAGGCTCAG CACGATGACCTACGCCCCGTCATCATGCGCCGTCGCTCCTCCTCTGACCTCGCCAAGCAGAAATTCGGCACCATGCCATTGGTGCCTCTGCACGGGGACAGCACCGATGCCACCATGCTCTCTGCCAACCAGACCCTG CGCCGTCTGCACACACGAAGGACTTTGTCCATGTTTTTT CCCATGAAGGTGCATCAGGACTCCCTGGAAGAACAGCAAGAGAAGGAGATGGACACCGAGCCCGTCTATGAGGAGGTGGGCAACTTTCCTGAGCTGGCCACGCTGGAGCTGCAGCGGGGGCTGCTGGTGGACCCCTCGCCTGAACCCAACATGGACAGATCCCAGAAGCCATCCTCATCCCCTGGGAAGCCCCCAACCCCTATGCTGCGCTCCTCACTaccccccagcccagcacagaggATGCCAGCTTCCTCTGTCACCAAGGCTGTGTCCCTTGAACGGGGCTTGAACCTGGAGTGTGACAAAGCCCCATCCAGTGGGCTCAGAGCCACCCTGACTGCCTCTCTGGAGAGGAACCTGGAGCCACCTACAGTGCTGGCCAGAGACCAggagcaggctgcagtgctggggtaCAGCTCCAGCCCCGAGACCTCCATTAGCACCAAGAAGAGGAGCGCACAGCCATCTTCACCCATCAGCGACAAACTCATCCAGGAGCTCAGTAGCATCATCCTCAAGAAGAGTGATGGCCAGACACAAGGGACGGGGACAGGGACAGGGTCAGGCCAGACAGTGACATGA